A portion of the Moraxella ovis genome contains these proteins:
- a CDS encoding transaldolase has product MTQNSLTELAKHTTIVADTGDLSAIARLRPQDATINPSLITAALLSGEHDDLIDQVKGQDVDVAIDHLTVALGKKISELVEGRVSTEVDARLSFDTQGTVDKALEFIKLYEELGVDKSKILIKIAATWEGIKAAEILEKQGIACNLTLLFTEAQARACADADVTLISPFVGRITDFQKAQEGISDVAIEDDMGVNSVKSIYEFYKKHGYRTEVMGASFRNIHQLIALAGCDLLTISPALLDELANSSLLVPKALDYQGDILPKPTPMTEAKFRTIQDNEPLNALLIKGIDGFIQARETLANHLSQA; this is encoded by the coding sequence ATGACCCAAAATAGCCTAACCGAGCTTGCCAAACACACCACCATCGTTGCAGATACTGGGGATCTGTCCGCCATCGCTCGACTAAGACCACAGGACGCCACGATCAACCCAAGCCTAATCACCGCCGCCCTATTAAGTGGCGAGCATGACGACCTTATCGACCAAGTCAAAGGGCAAGATGTCGATGTCGCCATCGATCATCTGACGGTCGCCCTCGGCAAAAAAATCAGTGAACTGGTTGAAGGCCGTGTGTCCACCGAAGTGGATGCCAGACTGTCCTTTGACACCCAAGGCACTGTCGATAAAGCTTTAGAATTTATTAAATTATATGAAGAATTGGGCGTTGATAAATCCAAAATCCTAATCAAGATAGCCGCGACTTGGGAAGGCATCAAAGCCGCCGAAATCCTAGAAAAACAAGGCATCGCTTGCAACCTTACCCTGCTGTTCACTGAAGCTCAGGCACGCGCTTGTGCAGATGCCGATGTCACACTCATCTCGCCTTTTGTGGGTCGCATTACCGACTTTCAAAAGGCTCAAGAAGGTATTAGTGACGTCGCCATTGAAGACGACATGGGTGTTAATTCGGTCAAAAGTATCTACGAATTCTACAAGAAACATGGCTATCGTACCGAGGTGATGGGTGCAAGCTTTAGGAACATTCATCAGCTGATCGCCTTGGCAGGCTGCGACCTACTCACCATCTCGCCTGCACTGCTTGATGAACTGGCTAATAGCAGCCTTCTTGTTCCTAAGGCACTTGATTATCAAGGTGACATCCTGCCAAAGCCCACACCAATGACCGAAGCAAAATTTCGCACCATCCAAGACAACGAACCTTTGAATGCCTTATTGATCAAAGGCATTGACGGATTTATCCAAGCACGCGAAACCTTAGCAAATCATCTAAGCCAAGCTTAA
- the pheA gene encoding prephenate dehydratase — protein MSDNQATNLDTNQISDLRGKIDSIDEQIQRLINERAGIAQQVAIAKKNHEDHPIFYRPEREAQVLKAVMARNTGPLSGEKMARLFREIMSVCLELEAPQKVAFLGPVGTFTHAAALKHFGKAATTVPLATITDVFREVEAGSAMYGVVPVENSSEGVVNHTLDAFLGSSLKIIGEVELPIHHNFLVAEHTKVDSLSRIYSHQQSLAQCRHWLDVNFPNVERVAVSSNGEAAKRLQNEWHSAAIAGDVAVAEYGLHKLYENIEDNPNNTTRFLIIGHEAVAPSGQDKTSIVVSSPDRAGALIELLEPLKKHGVSMTSIETRPERPNKWAYVFFIDMTGHIADDNVKSAIEDIAKIAKDVRVLGSYPKAVL, from the coding sequence ATGAGCGATAATCAAGCGACGAACCTAGACACCAACCAAATCAGCGATTTGCGTGGTAAGATTGACAGCATTGATGAACAAATTCAACGACTTATCAACGAGCGAGCAGGCATCGCCCAACAGGTCGCCATTGCCAAAAAGAACCATGAAGATCACCCCATTTTTTATCGCCCTGAACGTGAAGCCCAAGTGCTAAAAGCGGTCATGGCTCGCAACACAGGCCCGCTATCGGGCGAGAAAATGGCACGCCTATTTCGTGAGATTATGTCGGTGTGTTTGGAGCTTGAAGCTCCGCAAAAGGTCGCTTTTTTGGGACCTGTTGGTACGTTTACCCACGCCGCTGCCCTAAAACATTTTGGCAAGGCAGCGACAACCGTACCGCTTGCCACGATTACCGATGTGTTTCGTGAAGTGGAGGCAGGCTCTGCCATGTATGGCGTGGTGCCTGTGGAGAACTCGTCCGAGGGCGTGGTCAATCATACGCTCGACGCATTTTTGGGGTCAAGCCTGAAAATTATCGGCGAGGTGGAACTCCCTATTCATCATAATTTTTTGGTGGCAGAACACACCAAAGTGGACAGCCTAAGTCGCATTTATAGCCATCAGCAGTCGCTTGCCCAGTGCCGTCACTGGCTTGATGTCAATTTCCCCAACGTAGAGCGTGTGGCGGTATCAAGCAATGGAGAGGCGGCAAAACGCCTACAAAACGAATGGCATTCGGCAGCCATTGCAGGCGATGTGGCAGTGGCAGAATACGGCTTGCACAAATTATACGAAAATATTGAGGACAACCCCAACAACACCACTCGTTTTCTTATCATCGGGCATGAAGCGGTCGCCCCAAGCGGTCAGGACAAAACGTCTATAGTCGTGTCAAGCCCAGACCGTGCAGGGGCGTTGATTGAGCTACTAGAACCCCTAAAAAAACATGGCGTATCCATGACCAGCATTGAAACCCGTCCCGAGCGTCCGAACAAATGGGCGTATGTGTTCTTTATTGACATGACAGGGCATATCGCTGATGACAACGTTAAAAGCGCCATTGAAGATATTGCCAAAATCGCCAAAGACGTGCGAGTATTGGGGTCATATCCAAAGGCGGTCTTGTAA
- a CDS encoding bifunctional prephenate dehydrogenase/3-phosphoshikimate 1-carboxyvinyltransferase, which translates to MIMFQKVAIIGLGLIGASIISAMRDRGLCHHVIAADHNLGGLDFAKRIGLIDEIGASVADVCRDDVDLYIIAAPTKATTQIINELAHAKMAGLIADDAIITDVASTKGSIYKAVLEACENVGQPTDFLSLVLSHPIAGAENSGVTARNAKLFVGRQFIICDDNPPTAQNCFIQKIKALWEAIGANVIIMTSQRHDEILAYTSHLPHLLSFNLTHQLASHDDNLDIFRYAAGGFKDFSRISASSPIMWHDIFMDNKDALLKSLDDYEKNLQDFRKLIEQGDSETLIAWLTTARHARRHFGHMLAQSQIGQAGQNKHNDSTIQENDMTSQSYHIRPSRHINGIITVAGDKSISHRSIMLGSLADGVTHVSGFLEGEDALATLQAFKDMGVKIERDGDKVTIHGVGVDGLSAPQDALYMGNSGTSMRLLAGILSAQAFDSVMTGDVSLSKRPMERVATPLRSMGAAVQTTGEKGTAPISITGGQKLSAIDYTLPVASAQIKSCLILASLWANGTTTITEPEVSRDHTERMLKAFGYPIKKDGNSISITGGGRLTATDIVVPADISSAAFFMVLGAIGGGNGLTIRKVGMNPTRTGVIDILRLMGADITVSNETVVGGEPIADITVKPSELKGIDIPEYLVPLAIDEFPVLFVAASCAIGTTKLTGAKELRVKESDRIQVMADGLSALGIDCTVLDDGIIIQGKGEPMTGGERNTVFGGGEIQSHHDHRIAMSFAVASVRASDDIIIQGTETVATSFPNFAELANEVGLNIAVS; encoded by the coding sequence ATGATTATGTTCCAAAAAGTCGCCATCATCGGGCTAGGGCTGATTGGTGCGAGCATCATCAGTGCCATGCGCGATAGAGGGTTGTGCCATCATGTCATCGCTGCCGATCATAATCTTGGTGGGCTGGATTTTGCCAAGCGTATCGGTCTGATTGATGAGATCGGGGCGAGTGTGGCAGATGTGTGCCGTGATGATGTTGATTTGTATATCATTGCAGCACCAACCAAGGCAACCACGCAGATCATCAATGAGCTTGCTCATGCTAAGATGGCTGGGCTGATCGCTGATGATGCCATCATCACGGATGTGGCAAGCACGAAAGGTAGTATCTACAAAGCAGTATTGGAAGCCTGTGAGAATGTGGGTCAGCCAACGGATTTTTTGAGCCTTGTGTTGTCGCATCCCATCGCAGGCGCGGAGAATTCAGGCGTCACTGCGCGTAACGCCAAATTATTCGTTGGACGACAGTTCATTATCTGTGATGATAATCCACCCACCGCCCAGAACTGCTTTATCCAAAAAATCAAAGCTCTGTGGGAAGCGATCGGGGCGAATGTCATCATCATGACCAGCCAAAGACACGATGAGATCTTGGCTTATACGAGCCACCTACCACATTTATTATCCTTTAATCTGACCCATCAGCTTGCCAGCCACGATGATAATTTGGACATCTTTAGGTATGCAGCGGGCGGCTTTAAGGATTTTAGCCGTATTTCGGCAAGTAGTCCTATCATGTGGCATGATATTTTTATGGATAATAAGGATGCCTTGCTAAAGTCACTTGATGATTACGAAAAAAACTTGCAGGATTTTCGCAAACTGATCGAGCAGGGCGATTCTGAAACATTGATAGCATGGTTGACCACTGCTCGCCATGCACGCCGTCACTTTGGTCACATGCTTGCCCAAAGTCAAATCGGCCAAGCAGGTCAAAACAAACATAACGATTCAACCATACAGGAAAATGACATGACAAGCCAGTCTTATCACATTCGCCCAAGTCGCCATATCAACGGAATAATCACGGTTGCCGGCGATAAATCCATCTCTCACCGTTCTATCATGCTGGGTTCATTGGCGGATGGGGTGACTCATGTCAGTGGATTCTTAGAGGGTGAAGATGCTTTGGCGACCTTACAAGCCTTTAAGGATATGGGTGTAAAAATCGAGCGAGATGGTGATAAAGTTACCATCCATGGTGTCGGTGTGGACGGCCTAAGTGCGCCGCAAGATGCCTTATACATGGGGAATTCTGGCACAAGTATGCGCCTGCTTGCAGGGATTCTGTCTGCACAGGCTTTTGATAGTGTGATGACAGGTGATGTCAGCCTATCAAAACGTCCGATGGAGCGTGTGGCGACACCCCTAAGAAGCATGGGTGCAGCGGTTCAGACCACGGGCGAAAAAGGCACTGCACCAATCTCTATTACTGGTGGTCAAAAGCTGTCTGCCATTGATTATACGCTACCTGTGGCATCTGCTCAGATTAAGTCTTGTCTAATCTTGGCCAGCCTATGGGCAAATGGTACGACCACCATTACAGAGCCAGAAGTCAGTCGTGACCATACAGAGCGCATGCTGAAAGCTTTTGGTTATCCAATCAAAAAAGATGGTAATTCAATTTCCATCACAGGCGGTGGCCGTCTGACAGCGACAGATATTGTCGTGCCTGCTGACATCTCTAGCGCTGCATTCTTTATGGTGCTTGGCGCAATTGGCGGTGGCAATGGTTTAACGATTCGCAAGGTAGGCATGAACCCAACGCGTACGGGCGTAATCGATATTCTACGCCTAATGGGTGCTGATATCACCGTGTCTAATGAGACTGTGGTTGGCGGTGAGCCGATCGCTGATATCACGGTTAAACCATCTGAACTAAAAGGCATTGATATCCCTGAATATCTGGTGCCACTTGCGATTGATGAATTTCCTGTGTTGTTCGTCGCTGCCAGCTGCGCGATCGGTACGACTAAGTTAACAGGAGCTAAAGAACTCCGAGTTAAAGAATCTGATCGCATTCAGGTCATGGCTGATGGTCTAAGCGCTCTAGGTATTGACTGCACCGTACTGGATGATGGCATCATCATACAAGGTAAGGGTGAGCCGATGACTGGTGGCGAGCGCAATACAGTCTTTGGCGGTGGCGAGATCCAAAGTCATCACGATCATCGTATCGCCATGAGTTTTGCGGTGGCAAGCGTACGCGCATCGGACGATATTATCATCCAAGGAACAGAAACAGTAGCGACAAGTTTCCCGAATTTTGCTGAACTTGCCAATGAAGTGGGTTTAAACATCGCGGTTAGCTAA
- the rarD gene encoding EamA family transporter RarD → MANTGIQATPKGLMTALLAFLMWGNFPFYFKLLDGYHAVEVIVHRVVWTFAVLSLVIIIGKRTAWLSQIRQNPKWLGLTFVSALLIGTNWLTYVWAVANDRVLEASLGYFINPLMGVSLSLVIFKERLRPLQKIAVALAVLAVGIQVVLFGGVPWVSLLLALSFAFYGVLQRQTPFNAIDGLFIETALLLPLCLIWLVSASVVSSNVAFWLSSSVWLLALAGPITLIPLLLYNQSTKLVSFNTLSFLGYLTPSIVFIIAVFYYHEPIDVKRLAIFGLIWLGLLIFSVDMVRYRKS, encoded by the coding sequence ATGGCAAATACAGGCATTCAAGCCACCCCAAAAGGGCTAATGACGGCTCTTTTGGCGTTTTTGATGTGGGGTAATTTCCCCTTTTATTTTAAGCTGTTAGACGGCTATCATGCCGTTGAAGTCATCGTGCATCGGGTGGTATGGACGTTCGCGGTGCTAAGCCTTGTCATTATCATTGGTAAGCGAACAGCTTGGCTTAGCCAAATCCGCCAAAATCCCAAATGGCTCGGCTTGACCTTTGTGTCGGCTCTCTTGATTGGCACAAACTGGTTGACCTATGTGTGGGCGGTGGCAAATGATAGGGTGCTTGAAGCGAGCCTTGGTTATTTTATCAACCCCCTAATGGGCGTGAGCTTATCGTTGGTTATTTTTAAAGAACGATTAAGACCATTACAAAAAATCGCTGTCGCCCTTGCTGTGCTTGCCGTTGGCATTCAGGTGGTGCTGTTTGGCGGTGTGCCGTGGGTAAGCTTACTGCTTGCGTTGTCCTTTGCCTTTTATGGGGTGTTGCAACGCCAAACGCCTTTTAATGCCATTGACGGCTTATTTATTGAGACGGCTTTATTATTGCCTTTATGTCTGATTTGGCTTGTTAGTGCAAGTGTTGTCAGCTCCAATGTGGCATTTTGGCTATCAAGCAGTGTTTGGCTGCTTGCTTTGGCAGGTCCAATTACGCTAATTCCACTGTTATTGTATAATCAATCAACAAAACTCGTGAGTTTTAACACCTTGTCATTTTTGGGTTATTTAACACCCAGTATTGTCTTTATCATTGCGGTGTTTTATTATCATGAGCCGATTGATGTCAAGCGCTTGGCTATCTTTGGTTTGATCTGGCTTGGGCTGTTGATATTTAGCGTGGACATGGTTAGATATAGAAAATCTTAA
- the folB gene encoding dihydroneopterin aldolase yields MSDIVFVQGLKIDTVVGVYDWEQVIKQSLIIDAKISCDISQAAATDDVVYAVNYKTVCEDIERICHEMKAKLLESLAESICRHILDHYPCHSITLTIHKPNAIKQANSVGVSITRNK; encoded by the coding sequence ATGAGCGACATTGTCTTTGTGCAGGGATTAAAAATTGATACGGTGGTTGGTGTGTACGATTGGGAGCAGGTCATTAAGCAAAGCCTAATCATCGACGCTAAAATCAGCTGTGACATCAGCCAAGCGGCTGCCACAGATGACGTCGTGTATGCTGTGAATTATAAAACCGTCTGCGAAGACATCGAGCGCATTTGCCATGAGATGAAGGCAAAGCTATTGGAATCATTGGCAGAGAGTATCTGTCGCCATATCCTAGATCATTACCCTTGTCATAGCATTACACTCACCATCCATAAGCCCAATGCCATCAAGCAAGCCAATAGCGTTGGTGTTAGTATTACGCGTAACAAATAA
- a CDS encoding 2-amino-4-hydroxy-6-hydroxymethyldihydropteridine diphosphokinase, protein MGHLSDELMVRSLVIALGSNADSEHAFSIAKAELIKLGNVRHSSMVIGRDFTGRTQAIYHNACAHLKLDKPCLMSVIYHKLKTIERLCGRTDDRNAVPMDLDVLAVSDGHGWRISKKRLPFKAHERAGLSEVAVFLLAY, encoded by the coding sequence ATGGGTCACTTAAGTGATGAACTGATGGTGCGAAGTCTAGTGATCGCACTTGGCAGTAATGCTGATAGTGAGCATGCCTTTAGCATCGCCAAAGCTGAGCTTATAAAGCTGGGCAATGTTCGACACTCATCAATGGTCATCGGTCGGGACTTTACAGGCAGAACACAGGCCATCTATCATAACGCTTGCGCGCACCTTAAGCTGGATAAGCCTTGCTTGATGAGTGTTATCTATCATAAATTAAAAACCATTGAAAGGCTGTGCGGGCGTACAGATGATCGAAATGCCGTACCCATGGATTTAGATGTCTTGGCGGTGTCTGATGGTCATGGGTGGCGCATTAGCAAAAAAAGACTGCCGTTTAAGGCGCATGAAAGGGCAGGCTTATCAGAAGTAGCGGTTTTTTTATTGGCGTACTAA
- a CDS encoding ShlB/FhaC/HecB family hemolysin secretion/activation protein, whose amino-acid sequence MTHINHSSYHTLSLPKRLALAVSLTLCCSAYANTPEQITHQQILLNEQRQAVLNQSLMTSPSVQVDVAAFEPVAKMDSIHTNSQDSHDDLPCFTINQIAYAPLDVKDKTDLRQFSFALTPLTHGKRSVLGQCLNINDIHRIVRDVQNHLIERGFATTRVFIGDQNLSGGQLVLTLVPGIIGQIKADTLSSPKPIYTVYTDPTGLPANFKTALPFKAYDVLNIRQLETALENLKRVPSSDATFAIMPSETGKVGASDVLIKYAASKKVRGSFSLDDSGSKTTGKYQGSATLSFDNPTWHNDLLYLTYSRDLGNRINKNEYTNKTDKGGSKNYGLGYVLPIKNTVFHANASHYTYHQTVAGVNQDYLYSGDSDNISLNASHLVHRDAKSKTWLNLGSFTKSQKSHIDDTQIDVQRRKISGWTAGIRHDIRLGQSQLNTDVSIQRGTGAFNALTPPESLFNEGTARTPIYKLNLNFATPIKINDNYQAGYQANLKAQYTQEALVPSERMSIGGRYSVRGFDGERTLSGDIGAILRQDVSFPIKQSNHSLYLALDAGSIAMQNKEQDNLLLGHTLVGGAIGIKGQIKPLRLNYDFFAGHPIRQPKYFGDQDWVGGMSLGVGF is encoded by the coding sequence ATGACTCACATCAACCACTCATCTTACCATACACTATCCTTACCAAAACGACTGGCATTGGCCGTCTCTTTGACCTTATGCTGTTCAGCTTATGCCAATACCCCTGAACAGATTACCCATCAGCAAATCTTGCTTAATGAGCAAAGACAGGCTGTGCTTAATCAATCATTGATGACAAGCCCTAGCGTGCAAGTTGATGTAGCTGCCTTTGAACCTGTTGCCAAGATGGATTCTATTCATACTAACAGTCAAGACAGCCACGATGATTTGCCTTGTTTTACCATCAACCAAATTGCTTATGCACCACTGGATGTCAAAGATAAAACAGACCTAAGACAATTTTCTTTTGCTCTCACACCCTTAACCCATGGCAAGCGTAGTGTATTGGGTCAATGTCTCAACATCAATGACATTCATCGCATTGTCCGTGATGTACAAAACCACCTCATTGAGCGTGGCTTTGCCACCACCAGAGTCTTTATCGGTGATCAAAACTTATCTGGCGGACAGCTGGTCTTAACCCTCGTACCAGGCATCATCGGACAGATTAAGGCGGATACTTTAAGTAGCCCCAAACCTATTTATACAGTTTATACAGACCCTACAGGACTGCCCGCCAATTTTAAGACCGCTTTGCCTTTTAAAGCTTACGATGTGCTAAACATCAGACAGCTTGAAACCGCCCTTGAAAACCTAAAACGAGTGCCAAGCTCTGATGCTACCTTTGCCATCATGCCAAGTGAGACTGGTAAGGTGGGAGCAAGTGATGTACTCATCAAATACGCTGCATCCAAAAAAGTGCGAGGCAGTTTTAGCCTTGATGATTCAGGCTCAAAAACCACAGGTAAATACCAAGGCAGTGCTACCCTAAGCTTTGATAACCCCACTTGGCATAATGACTTACTTTACTTAACCTACAGCCGTGATTTGGGCAATCGCATCAATAAAAACGAATATACCAATAAGACCGACAAAGGCGGCAGTAAAAACTATGGACTAGGCTATGTATTACCGATTAAAAATACCGTCTTTCATGCCAATGCCAGTCATTACACCTATCATCAAACCGTGGCAGGGGTAAATCAAGATTATCTCTACAGTGGTGATTCGGATAACATCAGTCTAAACGCCAGCCACTTGGTACATCGAGATGCCAAGAGCAAAACATGGCTTAATTTGGGCAGCTTTACCAAATCACAAAAAAGCCATATTGATGATACCCAAATCGATGTACAACGCCGCAAAATCTCAGGTTGGACGGCAGGCATTCGTCATGATATACGCTTGGGGCAAAGTCAGCTAAATACAGATGTCAGCATACAACGAGGTACAGGGGCATTTAATGCCTTGACACCACCTGAGAGTCTGTTTAACGAAGGCACGGCACGCACACCGATTTATAAACTTAATCTCAACTTTGCCACGCCCATCAAAATTAATGATAACTACCAAGCAGGCTATCAGGCAAATCTAAAAGCCCAATACACCCAAGAAGCTCTAGTCCCCAGTGAGCGAATGAGCATTGGTGGGCGATATAGCGTGCGTGGCTTTGATGGTGAGCGGACACTGTCAGGTGACATCGGAGCAATCCTGCGCCAAGATGTCAGCTTTCCCATCAAGCAGTCAAATCACAGTTTATATCTGGCTCTAGATGCTGGCAGTATCGCCATGCAAAACAAAGAACAAGACAACCTGCTGCTTGGGCATACTCTGGTCGGTGGTGCAATCGGCATCAAAGGACAAATTAAGCCACTACGCCTAAACTACGACTTCTTTGCAGGACATCCTATCAGACAGCCTAAATACTTTGGTGATCAAGATTGGGTTGGTGGGATGAGTTTGGGGGTGGGGTTTTAA